One genomic segment of Desulfomicrobium sp. ZS1 includes these proteins:
- a CDS encoding LutB/LldF family L-lactate oxidation iron-sulfur protein, which yields MLKQDPLQYRELAAKAVQDKQLHKALGKLRDKFGRNAVNLYNQLSPEHDPRQDAKAVRRKIVDNLDVVLETLAANIRARGGHVHLAETGEDAVEYCLGVAKRFQVRRVVKGKSMLSEEIHLNDALEAAGIETVETDLGEYIVQLKGEAPSHIIAPAIHYTREQVGELFAEKLGEPYTDDPPTLTAMARKALREKMLGADMGISGGNTACAETGHVTIVSNEGNIRMATTMPRVHVVLLGIEKIAATLEDHDILLRMLTRAAAGQKISTYVSYVGGPRLDEEPDGPEEFHLVLVDNGRSRILADPDFREVLHCVRCGGCLNVCPVYMAIGGHSYGSPYCGPIGAVFTPLTQGINACHHLCQGETLCGACKQVCPVDNDLPRMLSLLRFKLANGDARWNVRPQSLPTKLVFGAWSVIMRHRRMYDAMSLLAGFCQRLLPRKNGWIRRLPGPLGGWTRGRDFPPLAKKSFARRWARRDTTRRDA from the coding sequence ATGCTGAAACAGGATCCGCTGCAATACAGGGAACTGGCTGCCAAGGCCGTGCAGGACAAGCAGCTGCACAAGGCCCTTGGCAAGCTTCGGGATAAATTCGGCCGTAACGCCGTGAATCTCTACAATCAGCTCTCGCCGGAGCACGATCCGCGTCAGGACGCCAAGGCCGTGCGACGCAAGATCGTCGACAATCTGGACGTGGTGCTTGAAACCTTGGCTGCGAACATCCGGGCCAGGGGCGGCCATGTCCATCTGGCCGAGACCGGTGAAGATGCCGTGGAATACTGCCTAGGGGTGGCCAAACGGTTTCAGGTCCGCCGCGTGGTCAAGGGCAAGTCCATGCTCAGCGAGGAGATTCATCTCAACGACGCGCTTGAAGCCGCCGGCATCGAGACCGTGGAGACGGACCTTGGCGAATATATCGTGCAGCTCAAGGGCGAAGCGCCCTCGCACATCATCGCCCCGGCCATCCATTACACCCGCGAGCAGGTCGGCGAACTTTTCGCCGAAAAACTGGGCGAGCCCTACACGGATGATCCGCCGACCCTGACCGCCATGGCGCGAAAGGCACTGCGCGAAAAGATGCTGGGCGCCGACATGGGCATCTCCGGCGGCAACACCGCCTGCGCCGAGACCGGGCACGTGACCATCGTCTCCAACGAGGGCAACATCCGTATGGCCACGACCATGCCGAGGGTGCACGTCGTGCTGCTCGGCATCGAGAAGATCGCCGCCACCCTTGAAGACCACGACATCCTCTTGCGCATGCTGACCCGCGCCGCGGCCGGACAGAAGATCTCCACCTATGTCAGTTATGTGGGCGGGCCACGCCTGGATGAGGAGCCCGACGGACCTGAAGAATTCCATCTGGTCCTGGTGGACAACGGCCGCAGCCGCATCCTGGCCGACCCGGATTTTCGCGAGGTGCTGCATTGCGTACGCTGCGGCGGATGTCTGAATGTCTGCCCGGTCTACATGGCCATCGGCGGCCACAGTTATGGCTCGCCGTACTGCGGTCCCATCGGCGCGGTCTTTACGCCCCTGACGCAAGGCATCAACGCCTGCCACCATCTCTGTCAGGGGGAAACCCTGTGCGGAGCCTGCAAGCAGGTTTGCCCCGTGGACAACGACCTGCCGCGCATGCTTTCGCTGCTGCGTTTCAAATTGGCCAATGGCGATGCACGCTGGAACGTGCGCCCCCAGAGCCTGCCTACAAAGCTGGTTTTTGGAGCGTGGTCGGTAATTATGCGGCATCGGCGCATGTACGACGCGATGAGCCTCTTGGCCGGGTTTTGTCAGAGATTGCTGCCCCGCAAAAACGGCTGGATCAGGCGCCTGCCCGGACCGCTTGGCGGCTGGACCAGAGGCCGCGATTTTCCGCCTTTGGCGAAGAAAAGCTTTGCCCGGCGCTGGGCGCGTCGGGACACGACAAGGAGGGACGCATGA
- a CDS encoding branched-chain amino acid ABC transporter permease codes for MNIVSILQNILNGLSIGSVYAIFALGYTLVFSILGIINFAHGAVFTLGAYCTYALAVGDFGLNGLLAGTSLPFSLPFPLALLGGSVMAGFVGVLVERLAFRPLRAKGADPLLALVSSLGVALILVNCLQFLVGAEIYSFPSGIFGSLPMAMIFKMDGKILAVRTVQLIILCVSLVMLLALAWFMNRTRMGKALQATAENPETASLLGINVDRYILSTFFISGALGGLAGTLIGASFGLAGPYFGVSYGLKGLAVIVLGGLGSIPGAVLGGLVIGLGEAFLPPDYSSMKEAVAFVMLFVILLARPQGLLGQQTIQKV; via the coding sequence ATGAATATCGTCTCTATTCTGCAAAACATCCTGAACGGCCTCTCCATTGGTTCGGTCTACGCCATCTTCGCCCTCGGCTACACGTTGGTCTTTTCCATCCTGGGGATCATCAATTTCGCCCACGGCGCGGTCTTCACCCTCGGCGCATACTGCACCTACGCCCTGGCCGTCGGTGATTTCGGCTTGAATGGACTCCTGGCCGGTACGAGCCTGCCGTTCAGCCTGCCCTTTCCCCTGGCCCTTCTGGGCGGCTCGGTCATGGCCGGTTTTGTCGGCGTCCTGGTCGAACGCCTGGCCTTTCGGCCGTTGCGGGCCAAGGGCGCCGATCCGCTTCTGGCCCTGGTCAGCAGCCTTGGCGTGGCGCTCATCCTGGTCAATTGCCTGCAATTTCTCGTCGGGGCGGAGATCTACTCCTTTCCTTCGGGCATCTTCGGCTCCCTGCCCATGGCCATGATCTTCAAGATGGACGGCAAGATTCTGGCCGTGCGCACCGTGCAGCTCATCATCCTGTGCGTGAGCCTGGTCATGCTCCTCGCGCTGGCCTGGTTCATGAACAGGACGCGCATGGGCAAGGCCCTGCAGGCCACGGCCGAGAATCCCGAAACCGCGAGCCTCCTCGGCATCAACGTGGACCGCTACATCCTGTCCACGTTTTTCATCTCCGGCGCCCTGGGCGGCCTGGCCGGGACCCTCATCGGCGCGAGCTTCGGGCTGGCCGGACCGTATTTCGGCGTCAGCTACGGCCTTAAAGGTCTGGCGGTTATCGTGCTCGGGGGGCTCGGCAGCATCCCCGGCGCTGTCCTTGGCGGGCTGGTCATCGGTCTGGGCGAGGCGTTTTTGCCCCCGGATTATTCGTCCATGAAAGAGGCCGTGGCCTTTGTCATGCTTTTCGTCATTCTTCTGGCCCGCCCGCAAGGGCTGCTTGGCCAGCAAACCATCCAGAAGGTCTAG
- a CDS encoding bifunctional aminoglycoside phosphotransferase/ATP-binding protein produces MNSAQRFEDICQAMSEPAFYPHPATRVERRETHISVVFLAGEWAYKLKKHKDLGFLDFCDPARRLYFCMQEIKLNQRLSFDVYQEVLGIHEGGNGLCFGPVEDALEYAVKMRRLPDEASLEALLSEGKVTQENISRLGETLAAFHERAERGQGIDAYGDFEHIRFNMEENFTQIHPFAQDLLDAQKWEFFRQVCRSFADNHVELFMHRVREGRISDGHGDLRAEHVYFHHGVQVIDCIEFNERFRYGDCALDLAFLIMDLDRLGHADTGLLLLRAYVMAAGDAEVYALMDFYAAYRATVRLKVACFSLEHAADRAVVKGEIRGYLDQACRYAMSFGRPVLWVFCGLPASGKSTLAGRVAKALFMPRFASDTVRKQEPDFPHDGVVAFDAGAYRPVLRSRVYAGLFNLAQDELKKGRSVVLDATFSRAQWRESAIRLAKDQKAGLIFVECVCDPQTIRARLAQREIKAGESDARLIHFEDMIAGFEPLGEEIAGACIHVDTDQALEDCFYEILARGHALKHAQASG; encoded by the coding sequence ATGAACTCCGCCCAACGATTTGAAGATATTTGCCAGGCCATGTCCGAACCCGCTTTTTATCCGCATCCAGCCACTCGTGTCGAACGCCGGGAGACCCACATCTCCGTCGTTTTTCTGGCCGGAGAATGGGCCTACAAACTCAAAAAGCATAAGGATTTGGGATTTCTCGATTTTTGTGATCCCGCCCGCCGTCTATATTTTTGCATGCAGGAGATAAAGCTCAACCAGCGCTTGAGCTTTGATGTGTACCAAGAGGTGCTGGGCATTCACGAAGGCGGGAATGGCCTGTGTTTTGGCCCTGTGGAAGACGCGCTTGAATATGCCGTAAAGATGCGGCGATTGCCGGATGAGGCCAGCCTTGAGGCCCTGCTGAGCGAGGGGAAGGTAACGCAGGAAAATATTTCACGCCTGGGCGAAACCTTGGCCGCTTTTCACGAAAGGGCCGAGCGCGGGCAGGGCATCGACGCGTACGGCGATTTTGAGCATATTCGCTTCAACATGGAGGAGAATTTTACGCAGATTCACCCTTTTGCGCAGGATTTGCTCGATGCGCAGAAATGGGAGTTTTTTCGGCAGGTCTGCCGCTCGTTTGCGGATAACCATGTAGAACTGTTTATGCACCGGGTGCGGGAGGGACGTATCAGCGACGGGCACGGAGATCTGCGGGCTGAGCATGTCTATTTTCATCACGGGGTGCAGGTCATCGACTGCATCGAGTTCAACGAGCGTTTCAGGTATGGTGACTGCGCCCTTGATCTGGCCTTTCTGATCATGGATCTGGACCGATTGGGGCATGCGGACACGGGACTCCTGCTGCTCAGGGCTTACGTCATGGCGGCGGGGGATGCGGAGGTGTACGCGCTCATGGATTTTTACGCGGCGTACCGCGCCACTGTGCGTCTCAAGGTGGCCTGCTTTTCTCTGGAGCACGCTGCGGATCGGGCCGTTGTGAAAGGAGAGATTCGTGGTTATCTGGACCAGGCCTGCCGCTATGCCATGTCCTTTGGCAGACCGGTGCTGTGGGTGTTCTGCGGCCTGCCCGCGTCGGGAAAATCGACTCTGGCAGGCCGGGTGGCCAAGGCGCTGTTCATGCCCCGTTTTGCCTCCGACACCGTCAGAAAGCAGGAGCCGGATTTTCCTCATGACGGCGTGGTTGCCTTTGATGCGGGGGCGTATCGGCCCGTGCTGCGCAGTCGCGTCTACGCCGGGCTGTTCAATCTGGCTCAGGATGAGCTCAAAAAAGGGCGCTCCGTGGTTCTGGACGCCACGTTTTCGAGGGCGCAGTGGAGAGAGTCGGCCATCCGTCTGGCAAAGGATCAGAAGGCTGGTCTTATCTTTGTCGAATGCGTTTGCGACCCGCAGACTATAAGGGCGAGGCTTGCGCAGCGCGAGATCAAGGCTGGGGAGTCGGATGCGCGGTTGATCCATTTCGAGGATATGATCGCCGGTTTCGAGCCGTTGGGCGAAGAGATTGCCGGCGCCTGCATTCACGTCGATACGGATCAGGCATTGGAAGATTGTTTTTACGAGATACTGGCGCGAGGGCATGCCCTTAAGCATGCCCAGGCGTCTGGATGA
- a CDS encoding (Fe-S)-binding protein, translating to MTKPTRVTLFIQCIVDSCFPEVGEAMVKVLERQGLTLDYPPDQTCCGQPAFNAGYRDEAARLALHYLDVFEHAEVIVCPSGSCVNMVRHHYMELFAKDPRLLERAKKVAAKTFEFTEFLVDVLGVTDVGATWNGEVTYHDSCHLLRGLGVKDQPRTLLSKVRGLTLVEMTRSDECCGFGGTFSAKYPEISEALLETKLANIQATGTGAVVGCDMGCLMHMQGMIRRRELPISVHHIAEILAGEE from the coding sequence ATGACCAAACCAACAAGGGTGACCCTGTTCATCCAGTGCATAGTGGATTCCTGTTTTCCTGAAGTAGGCGAAGCCATGGTCAAGGTGCTGGAGCGCCAGGGGCTCACCCTCGACTATCCCCCGGACCAGACTTGCTGCGGACAGCCGGCTTTCAACGCCGGATACCGCGATGAGGCGGCGCGGCTGGCCCTGCATTACCTGGACGTGTTCGAACACGCCGAGGTCATTGTCTGTCCTTCGGGTTCGTGCGTGAACATGGTCCGGCATCATTACATGGAACTTTTTGCCAAGGATCCCCGCCTGCTTGAACGTGCCAAAAAGGTGGCCGCCAAGACCTTCGAGTTCACCGAGTTTCTGGTCGACGTGCTGGGAGTGACCGATGTCGGCGCGACCTGGAACGGGGAGGTCACCTACCATGATTCCTGTCACCTGCTGCGCGGGCTCGGCGTCAAGGATCAGCCCCGGACGCTCCTTTCCAAAGTGCGCGGGCTCACGCTTGTCGAAATGACCCGCTCCGATGAATGCTGCGGCTTCGGTGGTACGTTTTCGGCCAAATATCCGGAAATTTCCGAGGCCCTGCTTGAAACCAAGCTGGCCAACATCCAGGCCACGGGCACGGGCGCGGTGGTCGGGTGCGACATGGGCTGCCTCATGCATATGCAGGGCATGATCCGTCGCCGCGAGTTGCCCATCAGCGTGCACCATATCGCCGAAATCCTGGCCGGGGAGGAGTGA
- a CDS encoding lactate utilization protein yields the protein MSRIIERVRQALGVRANDGRDTLVFAKSDDFVHCADAKATERDGWMESIRIEAKALNLQVHECPDLDACGEAIASLARERDPEWGTVKQIMRWSDPILEGLGLEGRLGAEIAVKSVPGADSFSQSEREEFRREVIASYIGLTTADYLLADTASLVLLGGLGRARSVSLVPSIHIAVVPRSRMLASYRQMLSLLSAMELPSNVSIITGPSKTADIEATLVHGAHGPREMHLFVVAS from the coding sequence ATGAGCCGCATCATTGAACGGGTTCGGCAGGCGCTGGGAGTGCGGGCCAATGACGGCCGCGACACGCTGGTCTTTGCCAAGAGCGACGATTTTGTGCATTGCGCGGACGCAAAGGCCACGGAGCGGGACGGCTGGATGGAGAGCATCCGCATTGAGGCGAAGGCGCTCAATCTGCAGGTGCACGAGTGTCCGGATCTGGATGCCTGCGGCGAAGCCATCGCCTCCCTGGCCCGGGAACGCGACCCGGAATGGGGCACAGTGAAACAGATCATGCGCTGGAGCGACCCCATTCTTGAGGGACTGGGCCTTGAAGGGCGTCTGGGCGCCGAGATCGCCGTCAAGTCGGTGCCGGGCGCGGACTCCTTCAGCCAGTCTGAGCGCGAGGAGTTCCGGCGCGAGGTCATCGCCTCGTACATCGGCCTCACCACCGCCGACTACCTCCTGGCCGACACGGCCTCGCTGGTGCTCCTCGGCGGCCTTGGCCGGGCGCGGTCCGTGTCGCTGGTGCCGTCCATCCATATCGCGGTGGTTCCCCGCAGCCGCATGCTGGCCTCCTACCGGCAGATGCTCTCCCTGCTCAGCGCCATGGAGCTGCCGTCCAACGTGAGCATCATCACCGGCCCGAGCAAGACCGCCGACATCGAGGCCACCCTGGTGCACGGGGCGCATGGTCCGCGCGAGATGCATCTTTTTGTGGTCGCTTCCTGA
- a CDS encoding ABC transporter ATP-binding protein: MDAILQLEGVSRSFGGLMAVGDVGFSVPAGEIFGLIGPNGAGKTTLFNLISGITPVSAGRISFLGHDILGIAPHKVAGMGMARTFQNIRLFSGMSVLDNVRAPMQAFAETGLLSDLLGLPASRAQEKKIRDKALELLGLVGLESKALDVASSLPYGERRRLEIARALALRPKLLLLDEPAAGLNLAEKAELSSFIRDLRSRFDLTVLIIEHHVPLVMGLCDRLAVLNFGRLICQGKPEDVRNDQCVIDAYLGDSHAAART, encoded by the coding sequence ATGGACGCCATTTTACAGCTGGAAGGCGTTTCGCGCTCTTTCGGGGGACTCATGGCTGTCGGCGATGTCGGCTTTTCAGTCCCGGCCGGTGAAATATTCGGCCTGATCGGTCCCAACGGCGCGGGCAAGACCACGCTTTTCAACCTGATCTCCGGCATCACCCCTGTTTCCGCCGGCAGAATCAGCTTTCTGGGGCACGACATTCTCGGCATTGCGCCCCACAAGGTCGCCGGGATGGGCATGGCCCGGACGTTCCAGAACATCCGCCTGTTCAGCGGCATGAGCGTGCTCGACAATGTGCGCGCGCCCATGCAGGCCTTTGCCGAAACCGGCCTTTTGTCCGACCTGCTTGGCCTTCCGGCCAGCCGCGCCCAGGAAAAGAAGATCCGGGACAAGGCGCTGGAACTGCTCGGTCTTGTCGGACTTGAATCCAAGGCCCTGGATGTCGCCTCCTCCCTGCCCTACGGCGAGCGCAGGCGGCTTGAGATCGCCCGCGCCCTGGCCCTGCGGCCCAAATTGCTGCTTCTGGACGAACCGGCCGCAGGCCTCAATCTGGCCGAAAAAGCCGAACTGAGCTCCTTCATCCGCGACCTGCGCAGCCGCTTCGACCTGACCGTGCTCATCATCGAGCATCATGTGCCCCTGGTCATGGGGCTGTGCGACCGTCTGGCCGTGCTCAATTTCGGCCGCCTCATCTGCCAGGGTAAACCGGAGGACGTGCGTAACGATCAATGCGTCATCGACGCCTATTTGGGGGACAGCCATGCCGCTGCTCGAACTTGA
- a CDS encoding branched-chain amino acid ABC transporter permease: MFLDNYGFLMVAIIQQALLGMSLWYPLMAGQLSLASIGFYSMGGYIAAIMGTSPLFAAWRETLGPALYPVEWLIAMLASVLLGLLVGIPALRLRGIYLALATIAFVQVLNVVVLVLDVTGGAVGLFGIPQPFEKRIAYLWFFGPLLIVMLLFSWRLTRTVAGRSFMAIREDELAAQAMGISTTYEKVRAFVIGCGLAGVVGAMSAPFLNTWNARQSSFDASVACLAYVLIGGARSIWGPLLGAILLVALPEVLRPLKDARLIMNGIVLVVACIYLPQGIAGLLASLRRKASGVA, encoded by the coding sequence ATGTTTCTCGACAACTACGGTTTTTTGATGGTGGCCATTATCCAGCAGGCCCTGCTGGGCATGAGCCTGTGGTATCCGCTCATGGCCGGGCAGCTCTCCCTGGCCAGCATCGGTTTCTATTCCATGGGCGGCTACATCGCGGCCATCATGGGCACGAGCCCGCTCTTTGCCGCCTGGCGGGAAACCCTGGGCCCGGCCCTCTATCCCGTGGAATGGCTCATCGCCATGCTGGCAAGCGTGCTCCTGGGCTTATTGGTCGGCATCCCGGCCCTGCGGCTGCGCGGCATCTATCTGGCCTTGGCGACCATCGCCTTTGTGCAGGTGCTCAATGTCGTGGTGCTTGTCCTCGACGTGACCGGTGGGGCTGTGGGGCTCTTCGGCATCCCGCAACCTTTCGAAAAACGCATCGCGTATCTGTGGTTCTTCGGGCCGCTCCTCATCGTCATGCTGCTCTTTTCCTGGCGCCTGACCCGCACCGTGGCCGGCCGGTCCTTCATGGCCATCCGCGAGGACGAACTGGCCGCCCAGGCCATGGGCATTTCCACCACTTACGAAAAAGTACGCGCCTTTGTCATCGGTTGTGGCCTGGCCGGAGTGGTAGGGGCCATGAGCGCGCCGTTCCTGAACACCTGGAACGCCCGCCAGAGCAGCTTCGACGCTTCCGTGGCCTGCCTGGCCTATGTGCTCATCGGCGGGGCGCGTTCCATCTGGGGCCCGCTGCTGGGCGCGATCCTGCTGGTCGCCTTGCCCGAGGTGCTGCGCCCGCTCAAAGACGCCCGCCTGATCATGAATGGCATCGTCCTGGTCGTGGCCTGCATCTACCTGCCCCAGGGCATTGCCGGGTTGCTGGCCTCCCTGCGCCGCAAAGCTTCGGGGGTGGCCTGA
- a CDS encoding ABC transporter ATP-binding protein yields the protein MPLLELDQVSVNYGAVKAVREVSLYVEHGEVVTLIGANGAGKSTILRAVSGLARIASGSLSFAGTDIAKTRPDAIVRAGLAHCPEGRQVLARQSIEDNLLLGAYIRKDKDGIARDLEKSYAMFPRLRERRRQPAGTLSGGEQQMLAIARALMSSPRMLLLDEPSLGLAPLVVEEIFAILDTLSAQGMTILLVEQNARLALAHSHRGYVLESGQIAATGQARALLDDDRVLAAYLGA from the coding sequence ATGCCGCTGCTCGAACTTGATCAGGTCAGCGTGAACTACGGCGCGGTCAAGGCCGTGCGCGAGGTCAGCCTGTATGTGGAACATGGCGAGGTGGTCACCCTCATCGGCGCCAACGGCGCGGGCAAGAGCACCATCCTGCGTGCCGTCTCCGGCCTGGCCCGCATCGCCTCCGGCTCCCTTTCGTTCGCCGGGACGGACATAGCCAAAACCCGCCCCGATGCCATTGTGCGCGCCGGGCTCGCCCATTGTCCCGAAGGACGCCAGGTTCTGGCCAGGCAGAGCATCGAGGACAACCTCCTGCTCGGCGCCTACATCCGCAAGGACAAAGACGGCATCGCGCGCGATCTGGAAAAATCCTACGCCATGTTTCCGCGCCTGCGCGAACGCCGCCGTCAGCCGGCCGGGACCCTCTCCGGCGGCGAACAGCAGATGCTGGCCATCGCCCGCGCCCTCATGAGCTCGCCGCGCATGCTCCTGCTCGATGAACCGTCCCTGGGACTCGCCCCGCTGGTGGTGGAAGAGATTTTCGCCATCCTCGACACCTTGAGCGCCCAGGGCATGACCATCCTCCTTGTGGAGCAGAACGCCCGCTTGGCCCTGGCCCATTCCCACCGTGGCTACGTCCTCGAATCCGGACAGATCGCCGCCACCGGCCAAGCCCGGGCCCTGCTGGACGACGACCGCGTTCTGGCGGCGTATCTGGGGGCGTGA
- a CDS encoding MBL fold metallo-hydrolase gives MAGSAFFLFAVLFLLGCGNGYYRGPVSDHFDGSRFDNPWESMPNRFGDFLKWRLTAERGYWPEHVAVEPTLPPERVMGEELRVTYVGHATVLLQTQGLNILTDPIWSERASPFSFAGPKRVAAPGVRFEDLPPIDLVLVSHNHYDHLDLPTLARLHQAFNPLVLTPLGNDATIRSAVPDMRLRTLDWGQSFIFNEQVRLVLEPMQHWSARGLFDRLKALWGAFVIDAPGGAIYFLADAGYARHLSKDFVAKYGPPRLSLLPVGAYEPQWFMSYAHMNPAEAVQTFLDLGLGNAMGTQHEVFPMADEAYAAPRRELSQALQSRGIDESLFLLPKVGEWFTVPPR, from the coding sequence ATGGCAGGCAGCGCATTTTTCCTGTTTGCCGTGCTGTTCCTGCTTGGTTGCGGCAATGGGTATTATCGCGGCCCTGTTTCGGATCATTTCGATGGAAGCAGGTTCGACAATCCCTGGGAATCAATGCCCAATCGTTTCGGTGATTTTCTGAAGTGGCGTCTGACCGCCGAGCGCGGATACTGGCCGGAGCATGTGGCGGTTGAACCGACGCTGCCTCCGGAACGCGTCATGGGGGAAGAGTTGCGCGTGACCTATGTCGGTCATGCCACGGTGCTGCTGCAGACCCAAGGGTTGAATATCCTGACCGACCCGATCTGGTCCGAGCGGGCCAGCCCGTTCAGTTTTGCGGGCCCTAAGCGGGTGGCCGCGCCCGGAGTGAGATTTGAAGACCTGCCGCCCATCGACCTGGTACTGGTCAGCCACAACCATTACGATCATTTGGACCTGCCGACGCTTGCGCGTCTGCATCAGGCCTTCAATCCACTGGTCCTGACACCTCTGGGCAATGATGCTACAATCAGGTCGGCCGTTCCGGATATGCGCCTTCGGACCTTGGATTGGGGACAGAGCTTTATCTTCAACGAGCAGGTGCGGCTTGTGCTCGAACCCATGCAGCATTGGTCGGCCCGGGGCCTTTTTGATCGGCTCAAAGCCTTGTGGGGGGCTTTTGTCATCGATGCGCCGGGCGGGGCCATCTATTTTCTGGCCGATGCTGGGTACGCACGGCATCTGTCAAAGGATTTTGTGGCAAAGTATGGCCCGCCGCGCTTGAGTTTGCTGCCGGTCGGGGCATACGAGCCGCAGTGGTTCATGAGCTACGCCCATATGAATCCCGCCGAGGCGGTTCAGACCTTCCTGGATCTGGGGCTGGGGAATGCCATGGGCACTCAGCACGAGGTTTTTCCCATGGCCGACGAAGCCTATGCGGCTCCGCGCCGGGAGTTGTCGCAGGCCTTGCAGTCCAGGGGGATCGACGAATCGTTGTTCCTGCTGCCGAAAGTGGGGGAGTGGTTCACGGTGCCGCCTCGCTGA
- a CDS encoding acyl-CoA thioesterase, translating into MKLEENAGRQPRGLLVLRTLAMPRDTNPSGDIFGGWILAQMDVAGGLMASEVSKGRTVTVSVEKMSFDKPVRMGDTICVHAELLHVGNSSMDIKLEVWARQLVGAYEAQRELVTEGVFRYVAVDENRRPRRVPDNPDFFSR; encoded by the coding sequence ATGAAGTTGGAAGAGAATGCCGGACGACAGCCCCGCGGATTGCTGGTTCTGCGCACTCTGGCCATGCCTCGGGACACCAACCCCAGCGGTGACATTTTCGGCGGCTGGATTCTGGCCCAGATGGACGTGGCCGGGGGGCTCATGGCCTCGGAGGTCTCCAAGGGGCGGACCGTGACGGTCAGCGTGGAGAAGATGAGCTTCGACAAGCCGGTGCGCATGGGCGACACCATCTGCGTGCATGCGGAGCTTCTGCATGTGGGCAATTCGTCCATGGACATCAAGCTTGAGGTCTGGGCGCGGCAACTGGTCGGCGCATACGAGGCGCAGCGCGAGCTGGTGACCGAAGGGGTGTTCCGCTACGTGGCCGTGGACGAGAACCGCCGCCCGCGCAGGGTACCCGACAACCCGGATTTTTTCAGCAGATGA
- a CDS encoding ABC transporter substrate-binding protein, with protein MRIFVVLAASLFFAQTAFAEPVGSPIPVGIAVGQTTNVALFGEEQVNGAKVAEKMINEKGGVNGTPIKLVFQDTGGDEAGAINAFQNLISRDKVVAIIGPTLSQQAFAANPIANQAKVPVVGPSNTAKGVAQIGEYVSRISAPMTLVAPNALKRALAINPNVKNVAVVYAQDDAFNVSETGIFQEAIKDQGLNIAMVQKTSVKDTDFTTQVTAILGANVDMVVMSCLAADGGNMVKQLRQFGYEGLIVGGNGFNSPNMYPVCGKECTGVIVAQAYSPKADNAENNAFVPVFKEMFKKDPAQFSAQAYTSVKVVVDALSEVEKNSGKKVAEMDTAELRTALNAAIISSTYETPLGEIVLDADGEITQKTFYVSQIKIADDGKTGAMELLPE; from the coding sequence ATGCGCATATTCGTAGTGCTGGCAGCAAGCCTGTTTTTTGCCCAGACCGCCTTTGCCGAACCGGTCGGCAGCCCCATTCCTGTAGGTATCGCCGTAGGGCAGACCACCAACGTGGCCCTGTTCGGCGAAGAGCAGGTCAACGGCGCCAAGGTGGCGGAAAAGATGATCAACGAGAAGGGCGGCGTGAACGGCACGCCCATCAAGCTCGTTTTCCAGGATACCGGCGGTGACGAGGCCGGAGCCATCAACGCCTTTCAGAACCTGATCTCCCGCGACAAGGTCGTGGCCATCATCGGGCCCACCCTGTCCCAGCAGGCTTTCGCCGCCAACCCCATCGCCAACCAGGCCAAAGTCCCGGTGGTCGGCCCGTCCAACACGGCCAAGGGCGTGGCCCAGATCGGCGAATACGTGTCCCGCATCTCCGCCCCCATGACCCTGGTCGCCCCCAACGCCTTGAAGCGGGCGCTGGCCATCAACCCTAATGTCAAGAACGTGGCCGTGGTCTATGCCCAGGATGACGCCTTCAACGTCTCCGAGACCGGCATTTTCCAGGAAGCCATCAAGGACCAGGGCCTCAATATCGCCATGGTGCAAAAGACCAGCGTCAAGGACACCGATTTCACCACCCAGGTCACGGCCATCCTCGGCGCGAACGTGGACATGGTGGTCATGAGCTGCCTGGCGGCCGACGGCGGCAACATGGTCAAGCAGTTGCGCCAGTTCGGCTACGAGGGCCTCATCGTCGGCGGCAACGGTTTCAACTCCCCGAACATGTACCCGGTCTGCGGCAAGGAATGCACCGGCGTCATCGTGGCCCAGGCTTACAGCCCCAAGGCCGACAACGCCGAGAACAACGCCTTTGTTCCCGTGTTCAAGGAAATGTTCAAAAAGGACCCGGCCCAGTTCTCGGCCCAGGCCTATACCAGCGTGAAGGTTGTCGTGGACGCCTTGAGCGAGGTCGAGAAGAACTCCGGCAAGAAGGTCGCCGAGATGGACACTGCTGAACTGCGCACCGCGCTCAATGCGGCCATCATCTCCAGCACCTACGAAACGCCGCTGGGCGAGATCGTCCTCGACGCCGACGGCGAGATCACCCAGAAGACCTTCTATGTCTCCCAGATCAAGATCGCCGACGATGGCAAGACCGGAGCCATGGAACTGCTGCCCGAATAA